Genomic segment of Paenalkalicoccus suaedae:
CCTGTAGAGACAAACTGTGCGGTTTTATCTGGGTGGAGGAAATTCATCGCCGTCATCGCAAATTGTACGGAGGCACCACCTTGTAAAAAGAGAATCTCAAACGTCTCAGGAACATTTAAAATCTCGCGCAACGTATCACGTGCTTCGTAGTGAATCTTCTCATAAACCGCACCTCGGTGGCTGAGCTCCATGACCGCCACAGATGATTGCTCGATGTTGAACATTTCATTTTTCGCCTGTTGTAACACCTCTGCTGGAATCGGACTCGGTCCAGCGTTAAAGTTATATACGGTCATTATTCTAGCCTCCGTTAAGATAATTGTGATTGAATCTGTTTAGCTAAGTTATCGCGATCGTCACTCGTATAGTTACCCGAGTTATCAGGCCACTCAACATCAAAGGAATCACCTTCGTAGCGAGGGATTAAATGAATGTGGTAGTGAAAGATAGATTGACCTGCTGGCGCTTCGTTATTGTTAAGTAAGTTCATACCAACTGGCTCAAAAGCTTGCTTTAACGCATTCGCAACTTTTGGAACTGCTTTAAATAGCTCGCTCGCCGTTTGCTCCTCAAGCTCGTATACATTTTTTTGGTGGTCCTTTGGAATAACTAACGTATGACCTTTTGTCACTTGTGTTAAATCTAAAAATGCATAAACATGATCATCCTCATACACCTTAGCGGAAGGGATTTCTCCTTCTACGATTTTACAAAAAATACAGTCGGACATATGTATCACCTCAACCTATTATTGTTGGAATATTCGTTCATTCGCTATCGTATCATATTCTAGTAAACTTGTGTATAAAGCTCCTACTGTTAATGAGGTGGGAGAATACGGTATAGTAAGCATGAGAACAAAAAAGAAGGTGGGTTACCATGACACAATTACTTAAGCTAGATTCTGTTACTGGCGGCTACCAGCGCACGAAGCCAGTTTTAAAGGATGTTTCATTTGAAGTAAATCGGAATGAAATAGTTGGTCTTATTGGACTGAACGGAGCAGGGAAGAGTACAACCATTAAACATATTTTAGGGCTGATGGAGCCTCATAGCGGAACCATTACACTGCAAAATAAGCTCATTAAGGATGACGTAGAAGCGTACAGGAAATCGATCGCCTACATACCAGAAACGCCTTTACTTTATGACGAGCTTACGCTGTGGGAGCACTTAGAGCTTACTGCAATGGCTTATCAAGTACCGCAGGAGGAGTTTGCTAATAGAGCAAATAACCTCTTAAAAGAATTTAGAATGACAAAGATGAAAAAATGGTTTCCTAACCAATTTTCTAAAGGGATGAGGCAAAAGGTGATGATTATGAGCGCCTTTTTAGTCAATCCTTCTCTTTATATTGCGGACGAGCCCTTTGTGGGACTCGATCCTGTAGGAATTAGCTCCTTCCTGCACCACATGCAGGAGTTTAAAGATAGTGGTTGTGGCATTCTGATGTCGACCCATATTTTATCGACAGCCGAGAAATACTGCGATCGATTTATTTTCTTACACCACGGGGAATTAATTATGCAGGGAACGATCGAGGAGCTTCGCGAGCAGGCGTCTATGCCGGGGGCGGATCTTGACGATATTTATGTACAGGTAACAAAGGAAGAGTCCAATGAGGGAGCATAACGAGCTTTGGACCGATCGTAAAAATGAGTATTGGACGATGGCGATCCGCTACTTGCGGTTGATCGGTAACAGTGGATTTTTATTCGCTATCTATTTATTGATCGTATTTGGTAGCTATTATTATGGACAATTTATTGAGTGGCTACCGGAAACCTTCCCAACGGCGATTCTTTTAACGGTAGTCTTTAGCTTGATGATTACAAGAGGTCGCGTACGCACATTCATGAAGCAGGCGGACCTCGTATTTTTACTTCCTATGGAGGCACGTTTGAAGGAGTACTTTAAAAAGTCACTTGTATACAGCCTTGTAATGGAGACGTTTTGGCTATCGCTCGTGTTCTTTTTATTCTTACCTTTATACGTAGACCGGATTGGGACAGGTGGCGACATCATCTTTGGCACACTCGCTCTTTTTGCACTACTAAAACTGTGGAATTTACTCACAAGCTTTGAGGAGCAACGTATGCTTGAGCGCGCGGGACTGCACGTCGGCGTTCGTTTCGTGCTCAATGTGATGGTCGTCTATGCCATCATCACCGTTCAATCTCTATGGGTGATCCTTGCGTTCGCAGTCATTCTCACTCTCATTTACATTCTCTATTTTAAAAAGCTCTCTATCTACCAGCTTAAATGGGAGCGACTAATCTTTATTGAGGAAAATACGGTGAGAAGCTTTTACCGAGTCGCAAACAATTTCACGGATGTACCTGCTTTAAAAGAAAAAGTGAAGCCAAGAGCGTGGGCGAACCCAATTATTCAGCTTGTTTCATATAAGAACGAGAACGTGTATCGGTATTTATTTGCGCGAGCATTCTTTCGGGCAAATGATTATCTTGGATTCTATGTGAGACTAACTCTACTTGGTCTACTATTTATTTGGGCGGTAGACTTACCATGGGGAATGGTTCTAGTTGCAGCGTTGTTTGCGTTTATGACGGCTATGCAGATAGAGACGCTCAAAAACCACTATCGCACCCATACAATTGTGTCTCTCTATCCAATTGATCAGGAGACGAGAATCAATGGGCATCGCTATTGGTTACTTTTTTTAGGTAGCTTTCAAACACTGTTATTTGCGGTTTTCGGATTGCTATTTATGGACGTGGTAACAGCAACGCTGATTTTAGTTGCTGTTGCGGCAGTGTATGGCTATCACAGTCAGCTGAGATTGCCTCGAGTGTATAAAAAGGAAAGAAAGTAGTAAGCAGGAGCTAGGAGTACATTCAGATGAATGTGATCCTAGCTTATTTTTTATAGAAACGGCGAGCTAGGGGAAGTTTGCGCGATTAATTTTATTGCACGCAGTTAACGGTGGTTTTCGCGCGATTGACTGCTCAACATACGCAGTCGGCTCCTTAACTCGCGCGATTCGTCCTTCGATTTGCGTGATTAATTTTATTGCACGCAGTTCACGGTGGTTTTCGCGCGATTGACTGCTCAACATACGCAGTCGGCTCCTCAACTCGCGCGGTTCGCCCTTCGATTTGCGCGATTAATTTTATTGCACGCAGTTAACGCTGAATTTCGCGCG
This window contains:
- a CDS encoding ABC transporter ATP-binding protein: MTQLLKLDSVTGGYQRTKPVLKDVSFEVNRNEIVGLIGLNGAGKSTTIKHILGLMEPHSGTITLQNKLIKDDVEAYRKSIAYIPETPLLYDELTLWEHLELTAMAYQVPQEEFANRANNLLKEFRMTKMKKWFPNQFSKGMRQKVMIMSAFLVNPSLYIADEPFVGLDPVGISSFLHHMQEFKDSGCGILMSTHILSTAEKYCDRFIFLHHGELIMQGTIEELREQASMPGADLDDIYVQVTKEESNEGA
- a CDS encoding ABC transporter permease, producing MREHNELWTDRKNEYWTMAIRYLRLIGNSGFLFAIYLLIVFGSYYYGQFIEWLPETFPTAILLTVVFSLMITRGRVRTFMKQADLVFLLPMEARLKEYFKKSLVYSLVMETFWLSLVFFLFLPLYVDRIGTGGDIIFGTLALFALLKLWNLLTSFEEQRMLERAGLHVGVRFVLNVMVVYAIITVQSLWVILAFAVILTLIYILYFKKLSIYQLKWERLIFIEENTVRSFYRVANNFTDVPALKEKVKPRAWANPIIQLVSYKNENVYRYLFARAFFRANDYLGFYVRLTLLGLLFIWAVDLPWGMVLVAALFAFMTAMQIETLKNHYRTHTIVSLYPIDQETRINGHRYWLLFLGSFQTLLFAVFGLLFMDVVTATLILVAVAAVYGYHSQLRLPRVYKKERK
- a CDS encoding HIT family protein; protein product: MSDCIFCKIVEGEIPSAKVYEDDHVYAFLDLTQVTKGHTLVIPKDHQKNVYELEEQTASELFKAVPKVANALKQAFEPVGMNLLNNNEAPAGQSIFHYHIHLIPRYEGDSFDVEWPDNSGNYTSDDRDNLAKQIQSQLS